The following are encoded together in the Raphanus sativus cultivar WK10039 unplaced genomic scaffold, ASM80110v3 Scaffold1551, whole genome shotgun sequence genome:
- the LOC108854695 gene encoding acyl-CoA-binding domain-containing protein 2-like isoform X1, with product MGDWAQLAQSVILGLIVSYLLAKLISILFTIKEDNHEPELEIKPEVDSSQRVESSIVGGEADSLVAEQGSSRGGEDEDWEGVESTALDEAFSAATLFVTRAAAAESRKVPSDVQKQLYGLYKIATEGPCTAPQPSALRLTARAKWQAWRKLGAMPPEEAMEKYIEIVTQLYPTWLDGGVKAGSRNDAVSSSGGTMGPVFSSLVYEEESQNELKIDAIHAFAREGEVENLLKSIKSGIPVNARRSRESSCLKCLILIRTS from the exons ATGGGTGATTGGGCTCAGCTTGCTCAGTCTGTGATCTTAGGTTTAATCGTTTCTTACCTCTTGGCCAAGCTCATCTCCATCCTCTTCACCATTAAAGAAGACAATCACGAACCGGAATTGGAGATTAAACCGGAGGTTGACTCGAGCCAGCGCGTCGAGTCTTCTATCGTCGGTGGTGAGGCGGATTCGCTAGTGGCTGAGCAGGGTAGCTCAAGAGGCGGTGAAGACGAAGACTGGGAAGGCGTAGAGAGCACGGCACTCGACGAGGCTTTCAGCGCCGCTACTCTTTTTGTGACtagagcagcagcagcagaatCGAGAAAGGTGCCTAGTGATGTCCAGAAGCAGCTTTACGGGTTGTACAAGATCGCTACGGAAGGGCCTTGTACTGCTCCTCAGCCTTCTGCTCTCAGACTTACTGCTCGTGCCAAGTG GCAAGCATGGAGGAAACTGGGGGCTATGCCCCCTGAGGAAGCGATGGAGAAGTATATTGAGATCGTCACTCAGCTTTATCCAACTTGGTTAGACGGTGGTGTG AAAGCTGGAAGTCGAAATGATGCAGTCTCAAGCTCAGGAGGAACCATGGGGCCAGTTTTCAGCTCTTTGGTTTATGAAGAGGAATCCCAAAATGAGTT GAAGATTGATGCTATCCATGCGTTTGCTAGAGAGGGAGAAGTCGAGAATCTGCTTAAAAGCATTAAAAGCGGCATTCCAGTAAATGCAAGGAGAAGTCGAGAGAGCTCATGCTTAAAATGTTTAATCTTGATTAGAACTAGTTAG
- the LOC108854695 gene encoding acyl-CoA-binding domain-containing protein 2-like isoform X2 — protein sequence MGDWAQLAQSVILGLIVSYLLAKLISILFTIKEDNHEPELEIKPEVDSSQRVESSIVGGEADSLVAEQGSSRGGEDEDWEGVESTALDEAFSAATLFVTRAAAAESRKVPSDVQKQLYGLYKIATEGPCTAPQPSALRLTARAKWQAWRKLGAMPPEEAMEKYIEIVTQLYPTWLDGGVKAGSRNDAVSSSGGTMGPVFSSLVYEEESQNEL from the exons ATGGGTGATTGGGCTCAGCTTGCTCAGTCTGTGATCTTAGGTTTAATCGTTTCTTACCTCTTGGCCAAGCTCATCTCCATCCTCTTCACCATTAAAGAAGACAATCACGAACCGGAATTGGAGATTAAACCGGAGGTTGACTCGAGCCAGCGCGTCGAGTCTTCTATCGTCGGTGGTGAGGCGGATTCGCTAGTGGCTGAGCAGGGTAGCTCAAGAGGCGGTGAAGACGAAGACTGGGAAGGCGTAGAGAGCACGGCACTCGACGAGGCTTTCAGCGCCGCTACTCTTTTTGTGACtagagcagcagcagcagaatCGAGAAAGGTGCCTAGTGATGTCCAGAAGCAGCTTTACGGGTTGTACAAGATCGCTACGGAAGGGCCTTGTACTGCTCCTCAGCCTTCTGCTCTCAGACTTACTGCTCGTGCCAAGTG GCAAGCATGGAGGAAACTGGGGGCTATGCCCCCTGAGGAAGCGATGGAGAAGTATATTGAGATCGTCACTCAGCTTTATCCAACTTGGTTAGACGGTGGTGTG AAAGCTGGAAGTCGAAATGATGCAGTCTCAAGCTCAGGAGGAACCATGGGGCCAGTTTTCAGCTCTTTGGTTTATGAAGAGGAATCCCAAAATGAGTTGTAA
- the LOC130504407 gene encoding dehydrogenase/reductase SDR family member FEY-like — protein sequence MSDETASSSSQSPAAKKKKKKESLGWMDWMRGWSSVFGEILFQRITASHLLNPLSLPPLNHLTCLVTGSTSGIGRQTARQLAEGGAHVVMAVRNTKAAQEMIQQWQNEWSGKGLPLNIEAMELDLLSLDSVARFAHAWNARLGPLHVLINNAGIFAMGEAQKFSEDGYEQHMQVNHLAPSLLSVLLLPSLIRGSPSRIINVNSVMHSVGFVDPDDMNVVSGSRKYSSVVGYSSSKLAQIMFSSILFKKLPLETGVSVICLSPGVVLTNVARDLPRFLQALYAVIPYFIFSPQEGCRCSLFSATDPQIPEYWETLKNDDWPVCPFISQDCRPTNPSEEAHNTETSHRVWEKTLELVGLSLDAVEKLVEGESVKCRYGSQDE from the exons ATGAGTGACGAAACAGCGTCTTCTTCGTCTCAGTCTCCGgcggcgaagaagaagaagaagaaggagagttTGGGATGGATGGACTGGATGAGAGGATGGAGCAGCGTATTCGGGGAGATACTCTTCCAGAGGATCACCGCCTCTCATTTGCTcaaccctctctctctccctcccctCAACCACCTCACTTGCCTCGTCACTGGCTCCACCAGCGGCATTGGCCGTCAGACCGCTAG GCAGCTTGCGGAGGGTGGTGCTCATGTTGTGATGGCTGTGAGGAACACAAAGGCAGCTCAGGAGATGATTCAGCAATGGCAGAACGAGTGGTCTGGTAAAGGTCTCCCTCTTAATATCGAG GCAATGGAACTTGATCTTCTTTCACTGGATTCGGTCGCCAGATTCGCCCATGCTTGGAACGCTCGTTTGGGACCTTTGCATGTTCTGATTAACAATGCCGGCATATTTGCTATGGGAG AGGCTCAAAAATTCTCAGAGGATGGATACGAGCAGCACATGCAAGTCAATCATTTAGCTCCATCGCTTCTTTCAGTACTCCTTTTGCCGTCCCTAATCCGAGGTTCACCTAGCCGAATCATCAATGTGAATTCCGTG ATGCATAGTGTTGGTTTTGTTGACCCGGATGACATGAATGTTGTTTCTGGTAGCCGTAAGTACTCAAGTGTTGTAGGATACTCGAGCAGCAAGCTTGCCCAG ATTATGTTTAGTAGCATTCTCTTCAAAAAGCTGCCTCTGGAAACTGGAGTTAGCGTCATATGTCTATCCCCTGGTGTTGTCCTAACAAATGTT GCCAGGGATCTACCCAGGTTTCTTCAAGCTCTTTACGCGGTGATACCTTATTTCATATTCTCACCTCAAGAAGGTTGTAGATGTTCTCTCTTCTCGGCCACAGACCCTCAGATCCCAGAGTACTGGGAAACACTAAAAAACGATGATTGGCCTGTTTGCCCATTCATCTCTCAAGATTGCCGCCCTACAAATCCTTCCGAAGAAGCGCACAACACAGAAACTTCACACAGAGTGTGGGAAAAGACATTAGAGCTGGTGGGTCTTTCTCTCGATGCAGTTGAGAAGCTCGTAGAAGGGGAAAGTGTCAAATGCCGATATGGATCTCAGGACGAATAG